The genomic DNA TTGGAGACACCCACGCGGTGCATGTGCATCTGGGCGAAGACAACGCCGTGGAGATCGAATCGATCGTCAAGGGGGATACCGTCCGCGAGGTGCTCAGTTATGTTCAATACAACGAAGACGCGCTGATCGATCGCTTGCAATCGGCGATCGAAGCGGCGGTCCGCACCGGTCGGATTGATCAACGCGAATCGGGTCAGTTCTTGAAGTTTTATGAGCAGCGATTGGCCGGATACACCTACCTAACGCCTTGATCGCCGATCGTTGTCGCAGAACGCGTTCGGAGCTTCAGGCTCCGCCGCGTTTTCGTTTTCGGCGACATCCCTTTCCTTGTTGGTAGCGAAACCAGGAATTCGGTGGACCTCGCGTGGCAAGCATCTTGTCGGCGACAGGGCCCTATCTTCCCGGCTCCGCGATCCCGCATCCTCTCTTTCACCTCAAACGACGCGAAGCAATCACGATGGAACTTTCCGAACTGACCGCCATTTCCCCAATCGACGGACGTTACGGTAACAAGACGTCGGAGCTGCGCGAAGCATTCAGCGAATACGGGCTGATCAAGTGCCGCGTGGAAGTCGAAGTCGAATGGTTGTTGGCGTTGGCCGCCCACCCGCAGATTTCCGAAGTCCCGCCGTTGTCGGCGCCGACGGTGGCGGTGTTGCGAGGAATCGTCGAGAACTTTTGCGTTGCCGATGCCCAAGCGGTCAAATCGATCGAAGCGACGACGAACCACGACGTCAAAGCGGTTGAATATTTCATCAAGCAGCGTTTTGAAGGGAATCAAGAACTCACCGCGGTTTCCGAGTTTGTCCACTTTGCCTGCACTTCCGAAGACATTAACAATCTCTCGCACGCCCTAATGCTGCGTCGGGGTTTGGACGTGTTGTTGCCGTCGATGCAACGCGTCGCCAGCGACCTGCGCGACAAAGCGATCGCATTTGCCGAAGTGCCGATGCTGTCCCGAACGCATGGACAAACCGCGTCGCCGACCACGGTGGGGAAAGAGTTTGCCAATGTCGTGGCCCGCTTGGATCGCCAATTGGTTCAACTGCAAGCGATCCCGATGCTTGGGAAAATCAACGGTGCCGTCGGCAATTACAACGCCCACCTGTCGGCCTATCCCGATGTCGACTGGGCCGCGCACGCTAAAGCGTTTGTCGAATCTTTGGGGCTGCAATGGAATCCGTACACGACCCAGATCGAACCGCATGATTACATGGCGGAATTATTTGATGCGATCGCCCGTTTCAACACGATCGTGATCGATCTGGATCGCGACCTCTGGGGCTACATCTCGCTGGGCTATTTCAAGCAGAAGACGATCGCCGGCGAAGTCGGATCGTCCACGATGCCGCACAAGGTCAACCCGATCGATTTCGAAAACTCCGAAGGGAATCTCGGGCTCGCCAACGCGGTCCTGTCGCACCTGAGTGCCAAGTTGCCGATATCGCGATGGCAACGCGATTTGACCGATTCGACGGTGTTGCGAAACACCGGTGTCGGGATGGCGTACAGCATGATCGCCTACAAATCGACGCTCAAGGGATTGGGCAAATTGGAGCTGAATGCCGCCCGGATCGCCGCCGACCTCGACGCGGCGTGGGAAGTGCTTGCCGAACCGATCCAAACGGTGATGCGTCGCTACGGTATCGAATCGCCGTATGAAAAACTGAAGGCGTTGACCCGTGGCCAGGCGGTCACGGCCGAAACGTTTGCTGCGTTTATCGAGACGTTGGAATTGCCGGCCCAGGCCAAGGCGGACCTGCTGCGGATGACCCCTGCGACCTATCTCGGATCGGCCGTCGAACAGGCCCAACGGGTCTAGCGACGCTGCGTGGGGCAACGCGGTCGCCCCGCGCCGACGCGGTTGCCGGTGGATCTGCCCAACGCAATAACAGCGAATTTCCCCGGCACACAATCATCTGTCATCACCGTCTCCCAGTGTTACAATGTGAGACACGGCCCGGTCATCAGTCCCTTCAAAGAGTCTGGTGGACGGGGGCTTTCAGGGGAGCAGGCCGTTCACGCATCGATACGGCGAACACCTGGTGACAGAGTCAAGTGGGTGGGCAATGGTCGCGATCAACCAACTCCACGTCTTTCAATTCGACTACGTACTGTTTGCTACGTTGTCGCTTCTGGCATTGGCGGTGATCAGCTATTGGTTGCGGAATACGGCGCGCGGCAATCGCACCGTGGTGATCGCTTGGGGATGGTTGCCACTGCTCCTGTTGGGAGGTTATTTCCTTGTCGACGCAGCGGGGCGGCACGAGAAGCGACGTTTACAGAAGCGGATCGAAGGTTTGGCCCCCACCTACGCCGAGGAGCTACGGTCGATGGGGCACGCTCAGATCACTCCCGCGACCGCGCCCGACGATCCGTTGTATTTGGCGATGATTGAGAAACAGATTCGCTGGTTGCAGATCAATCGAGCGGTCGCCGATATCTACACGTTCCGCAAATCTCCCGAGGGGAACCAGTTGGTGGTCGATTCGGAAACGGATTACAACCGCGATGGTCGCTATTCAGGGGATCGTGAGCGGCGGACGGTGATTGGCGAGGTCTGGACGGAGAAGGACGATGCGATCAGTAAAGCTTATTCCGGAACCGCGTCGTTCGATGACGAAATTTTCAGCGATCGCTGGGGAGATTGGGTTAGTGCGTACGCACCCATCCGAAACCTCGATGGCAGCTTGGACGCCGTCTTGGGAGTCGACTTTGCCGCCGAGGATTGGGTGGCCGCGATAGCGCGGGCGCGGCGGTTTGCGATCGGCTTCCTGGCAGTCATCGTCACCATCGGCCTCGCGTCGACATCGATTATTAGCATCCTGCATGCCAGCCTTTTCGAACGCCAGAAAGCAGCGGATGAATTGTTGATCGCAAAAAATCTTGCCGAAGCGGCGACGACTTCCAAGAGTGAATTTCTGGCCAATATGAGCCACGAAATCCGCACGCCGATGAACGGGATCATTGGCATGACCGACCTGCTGGTGGGGACCAACTTAGACAACCAACAACGTGAGTATCTGCGAATCGTGAAGCAATCGGCGACTTCCTTGTTGGGGCTGTTGAACGATATCTTGGACTTCTCCAAGATCGAGGCGGGGAAACTGGAACTCGAATCGATCCGCTTTGGGATTCGCGATTGTGTTGAAAAGACGATCCAGACGCTAACGTTTCGGGCCAGCGAAAAACAACTCGAGATCTGTTGCCGGATCGATCCCAACCTACCCGACACGCTGATTGGCGATCCCAGTCGCCTGTGCCAAGTGCTGATCAACCTTGCCGGAAACGCGATCAAGTTTACCGAACATGGGGAGATCCTGATCAACGTGCAACAGGATTCGCGCACCGGCGATTCGCTGCGGCTGCGTTGCGAGGTCCGCGATTCGGGGATTGGCATCGCTCCCGATAAACTCGATTCAATTTTTGCCGCCTTCAGCCAAGAGGACACTTCGACGACGCGGCGCTTTGGCGGCACCGGTTTAGGACTGGCGATCTGCGCTCAATTGGTCAAATTGATGGGGGGCGAGATTTGGGCCGACAGCCAAAAGGGAGTTGGCACGACGTTCTATTTCACCACCTGTTTCAAGATCAGCCCGACAAAACTCCGCAGCCTGCCCGAGATCGAAGCCTTGGCGGGACTGCCGGTACTGGTCGTGGACGACAACCAAACCAATCGCGTCATCCTCGACGAGATCCTCAAGGGCTGGCGAATGAAGCCCGTCGTTGTCGATGGAGGACCGGCGGGCTTGGCTGCGATGCGGAGCGCGTCGGCCGCGGGGGCTCCGTTTCCGTTGGCGCTGCTCGACTGCATGATGCCCGAAATGGATGGTTTTGAATTTGCCCGGATCGTACGCAGCGATCCCGACCTGCAAGCGTGCCAATTGCTGATGATCTCGTCGGCCGCGGGGCAAGACGATCATGCGAAGTGTCGCGAAGTTGGGATTGCCCGCTATATGACCAAGCCGGTGATTCAATCGCAATTGGCGGAGGCGATCCTCGATGTGATCGTGGACTCCGATACCGAACCCGATGCGGTTGATCAAACCGACTCCAGAAGTCACCTTTCCCATTCGGAAGCTTCTGTCGACACCGGAGGTTCCGCCGACGATGCGCAAAGCGTCGAGGATGGGCCGGCGATGAAAATCTTGTTGGTCGAAGATGGGATCGTCAATCAGAAAGTGGCCTTGGCGATGCTCCGCAAACTGCCCCATCACGTGGTGATTGCCGAAGACGGCCAGGAAGCGGTGGCAGCGTTCCAGCAGGAATCGTTCGATTTGGTGTTGATGGATGTCCAGATGCCGGTCATGGACGGGCTGGAGGCCACCGCGGCGATTCGCCGAATAGAACAATCGCCGGCGCGTGTGCCGATCATCGCGATGACCGCTTCGGCGATGAAAGGAGATCGCGAACGCTGTCTCGCCGCCGGCATGGACGACTATCTTTCTAAACCGATCGAAGCTCAGTTGCTCTACGAGGTGATCGCGAAATTTGCACCGGCAAACGCTGCTGATTCAGCAACTAAAAAAC from Rosistilla carotiformis includes the following:
- the purB gene encoding adenylosuccinate lyase; this translates as MELSELTAISPIDGRYGNKTSELREAFSEYGLIKCRVEVEVEWLLALAAHPQISEVPPLSAPTVAVLRGIVENFCVADAQAVKSIEATTNHDVKAVEYFIKQRFEGNQELTAVSEFVHFACTSEDINNLSHALMLRRGLDVLLPSMQRVASDLRDKAIAFAEVPMLSRTHGQTASPTTVGKEFANVVARLDRQLVQLQAIPMLGKINGAVGNYNAHLSAYPDVDWAAHAKAFVESLGLQWNPYTTQIEPHDYMAELFDAIARFNTIVIDLDRDLWGYISLGYFKQKTIAGEVGSSTMPHKVNPIDFENSEGNLGLANAVLSHLSAKLPISRWQRDLTDSTVLRNTGVGMAYSMIAYKSTLKGLGKLELNAARIAADLDAAWEVLAEPIQTVMRRYGIESPYEKLKALTRGQAVTAETFAAFIETLELPAQAKADLLRMTPATYLGSAVEQAQRV
- a CDS encoding hybrid sensor histidine kinase/response regulator, with the translated sequence MVAINQLHVFQFDYVLFATLSLLALAVISYWLRNTARGNRTVVIAWGWLPLLLLGGYFLVDAAGRHEKRRLQKRIEGLAPTYAEELRSMGHAQITPATAPDDPLYLAMIEKQIRWLQINRAVADIYTFRKSPEGNQLVVDSETDYNRDGRYSGDRERRTVIGEVWTEKDDAISKAYSGTASFDDEIFSDRWGDWVSAYAPIRNLDGSLDAVLGVDFAAEDWVAAIARARRFAIGFLAVIVTIGLASTSIISILHASLFERQKAADELLIAKNLAEAATTSKSEFLANMSHEIRTPMNGIIGMTDLLVGTNLDNQQREYLRIVKQSATSLLGLLNDILDFSKIEAGKLELESIRFGIRDCVEKTIQTLTFRASEKQLEICCRIDPNLPDTLIGDPSRLCQVLINLAGNAIKFTEHGEILINVQQDSRTGDSLRLRCEVRDSGIGIAPDKLDSIFAAFSQEDTSTTRRFGGTGLGLAICAQLVKLMGGEIWADSQKGVGTTFYFTTCFKISPTKLRSLPEIEALAGLPVLVVDDNQTNRVILDEILKGWRMKPVVVDGGPAGLAAMRSASAAGAPFPLALLDCMMPEMDGFEFARIVRSDPDLQACQLLMISSAAGQDDHAKCREVGIARYMTKPVIQSQLAEAILDVIVDSDTEPDAVDQTDSRSHLSHSEASVDTGGSADDAQSVEDGPAMKILLVEDGIVNQKVALAMLRKLPHHVVIAEDGQEAVAAFQQESFDLVLMDVQMPVMDGLEATAAIRRIEQSPARVPIIAMTASAMKGDRERCLAAGMDDYLSKPIEAQLLYEVIAKFAPANAADSATKKQ